From a region of the bacterium genome:
- a CDS encoding efflux RND transporter permease subunit has product EAEIYLKLLPKGERDRSQQDMMPVIRRDLAGIAGATVSVLESGGFGGTTKPLQIYVFGDQIDELKRVSQQVLAVVRETPGAIEADSKMAEERPELRIDLRRELASDIGLGVGSLASTLRPALAGQKATSWEDPSGEQHDVIVRLPRSARVSEAQLAALPIASGYDPATGAPQIVRLGHVASFAATESPQQIDRRNMKRVALVEANFAGKALTEVSAGIEAGVKKIQFPTGYGVDLSGETEMFRETVGYILESMVLAIVFIYLVLASQFGSFQQPLAIMLSVPLSMVGVLLMLLATNTTFNLMSMIGLILLMGLVTKNAILLIDFANQGRERGLSRREALIDAGQIRLRPIVMTTLAMIFGMLPLALAIGAGAEFRAPLARAVIGGLITSTLLTLVVVPVVYTLLDDLGGKLRGHLTRGEREHAARLREKAQE; this is encoded by the coding sequence CGAGGCCGAGATCTACCTCAAGCTGCTGCCCAAGGGCGAGCGCGACCGCTCGCAGCAGGACATGATGCCGGTGATCCGCCGCGACCTGGCGGGGATCGCGGGCGCGACGGTGTCGGTGCTCGAGTCGGGTGGCTTCGGCGGCACGACCAAGCCGCTGCAGATCTACGTCTTCGGCGATCAGATCGACGAGCTGAAGCGCGTGTCGCAGCAGGTGCTCGCCGTGGTGCGCGAGACGCCCGGCGCGATCGAGGCCGACTCGAAGATGGCCGAGGAGCGGCCCGAACTGCGCATCGACCTGCGGCGGGAGCTGGCGAGCGACATCGGCCTCGGCGTGGGCTCGCTCGCCAGCACGCTGCGGCCTGCGCTGGCGGGCCAGAAGGCGACGAGCTGGGAGGACCCGAGCGGCGAGCAGCACGACGTCATCGTGCGCCTGCCGCGCTCGGCGCGCGTCTCCGAGGCGCAGCTCGCCGCGCTGCCGATCGCCAGCGGCTACGACCCCGCGACCGGCGCGCCGCAGATCGTGCGCCTCGGCCACGTGGCGAGCTTCGCCGCCACCGAGAGCCCGCAGCAGATCGACCGCCGCAACATGAAGCGCGTCGCGCTGGTGGAGGCGAACTTCGCAGGGAAGGCGCTGACCGAGGTGAGCGCGGGCATCGAGGCCGGCGTGAAGAAGATCCAGTTCCCCACCGGCTACGGCGTCGACCTCAGCGGCGAGACGGAGATGTTCCGCGAGACGGTGGGCTACATCCTCGAGTCGATGGTGCTGGCGATCGTGTTCATCTACCTGGTGCTGGCCAGCCAGTTCGGCTCCTTCCAGCAGCCGCTGGCGATCATGCTCTCGGTGCCGCTGTCCATGGTGGGCGTGCTGCTCATGCTGCTCGCCACCAACACCACCTTCAACCTGATGAGCATGATCGGCCTCATCCTGCTGATGGGCCTGGTGACGAAGAACGCCATCCTGCTCATCGACTTCGCGAACCAAGGCCGAGAACGCGGCCTCTCGCGCCGCGAGGCCCTGATCGACGCTGGGCAGATCCGCCTGCGCCCGATCGTGATGACCACGCTGGCGATGATCTTCGGCATGCTGCCGCTGGCGCTCGCGATCGGCGCCGGCGCCGAGTTCCGCGCGCCGCTGGCCCGCGCCGTCATCGGCGGCCTGATCACGAGCACCCTGCTGACGCTGGTGGTCGTGCCGGTGGTCTACACCCTGCTCGACGACCTCGGCGGCAAGCTCCGCGGCCACCTCACGCGCGGCGAGCGCGAGCACGCTGCGCGACTGCGCGAGAAGGCGCAGGAGTAG